A genomic region of Oryza glaberrima chromosome 1, OglaRS2, whole genome shotgun sequence contains the following coding sequences:
- the LOC127759904 gene encoding uncharacterized protein LOC127759904, which yields MAAAEVRHRTVEVASGVRLHVAEAGPEDGPAVLLVHGFPELWYSWRHQMRALAARGFRAVAPDLRGYGDSDAPPGRDSYTVLHLVGDLVALIADVGQPRVFVAAHDWGAAVAWQLCLLRPDLVTAFVALSVEYHPRNPTRSPVQTLRAVCGDGHYICFFQKPGVAEAEFGRSDIKCLLKKFYGMRKAAPLIIPPGKTLFDSIDSDGTCPAWLSEEDISYYAEKFEKTGFTGGLNYYRCIDLNWELTAPWTGVPIKVPTKFIVGDQDLTYNIPGVKDHIHKGGLKACVPNLEDVVVMEGVAHFINQEKPDEVSDHICGFFSKFRPARAATKAEQAEDGLDFQTLAAARADRSIDRGGALYEMAAAAVRHREVEVASGVRLHVAESGPEGGPVALLVHGFPELWYSWRHQMRALAARGFRAVAPDLRGYGDSDAPQGRDSYTVLHLVGDLVALIADLGRPQGDLVGALKVFVAGHDWGAVVAWQLCLLRPDLVTAHVSLSVEYQPRHPRMSVLQAVRVLCGDDHYVCRFQKPGVAEAEFARLDLNHLFKMVFGMRKPATIILPQDKTFFDAIDSDGTCPPWLSEEDISYYADKFGKTGFTGGFNYYRCIDLDWELTAPWTGALINVPTKFIVGDLDLTYNTPGVKDYIHKGGFKANVPNLEDVVVLEGVGHFINQEKPDEVSEHICEFFSKFLM from the exons atggcggcggcggaggtgaggcACCGGACGGTGGAGGTGGCGAGCGGGGTGCGCCTGCACGTGGCGGAGGCGGGCCCGGAGGACGGGCCCGCCGTGCTGCTCGTCCACGGCTTCCCGGAGCTCTGGTACTCGTGGCGCCACCAgatgcgcgccctcgccgcgcggGGGTTCCGCGCCGTGGCGCCCGACCTCCGCGGCTACGGCGACTCCGACGCCCCGCCGGGCCGGGACTCCTACACCGTGCTCCACCTCGTGGGCGACCTCGTCGCGCTCATCGCCGACGTCGGCCAGCCCCGGGTGTTCGTGGCGGCGCACGACTggggcgccgccgtggcgtggCAACTGTGCCTGCTCCGCCCCGACCTCGTCACGGCGTTCGTCGCCCTCAGCGTCGAGTACCACCCGCGGAACCCCACGAGGAGCCCCGTACAAACCCTCAGGGCCGTGTGCGGGGACGGCCACTACATCTGCTTCTTCCAG AAACCTGGAGTGGCCGAAGCTGAATTTGGTAGAAGTGATATAAAGTGTCTCTTGAAGAAATTCTATGGAATGCGCAAGGCAGCACCTCTGATTATACCCCCAGGCAAGACTTTATTTGACTCAATTGATTCAGATGGTACTTGCCCTGCATGGCTGTCAGAAGAAGACATTTCCTACTATGCCGAGAAATTTGAGAAGACTGGATTTACTGGAGGATTGAACTACTACAGATGCATAGACTT GAACTGGGAGCTGACTGCACCATGGACTGGAGTTCCAATAAAAGTTCCGACAAAATTCATCGTTGGAGATCAGGACCTTACGTACAACATTCCAGGTGTAAAAGATCACATCCACAAGGGTGGTCTAAAGGCATGTGTGCCAAATCTCGAAGATGTGGTTGTCATGGAGGGTGTTGCCCATTTCATCAACCAGGAGAAGCCTGATGAGGTCTCCGACCATATTTGCGGGTTCTTTAGCAAGTTC cggccggcgcgcgcggctACAAAGGCAGAGCAGGCAGAGGACGGGCTGGATTTTCAaacgctcgccgcggcgcgcgccgatcgatcgatcgatcgaggaggAGCCCTCtacgagatggcggcggcggcggtgcggcaccgcgaggtggaggtggcgagCGGGGTGCGGCTGCACGTGGCGGAGTCGGGACCGGAGGGCGGGCCCGTGGCGCTGCTCGTGCACGGCTTCCCGGAGCTCTGGTACTCGTGGCGCCACCAGatgcgcgcgctcgccgcgcggGGGTTCCGCGCCGTGGCGCCCGACCTCCGCGGCTACGGCGACTCCGACGCGCCGCAGGGCAGGGACTCCTACACCGTCCTCCACCTCGTCGGCGACCTCGTCGCCCTCATCGCCGATCTCGGCCGGCCCCAG GGTGATTTGGTTGGTGCTCTCAAGGTGTTCGTCGCGGGGCACGACTGGGGCGCCGTCGTGGCGTGGCAGCTGTGCCTGCTCCGGCCGGACCTGGTGACGGCGCATGTCAGCCTCAGCGTGGAGTACCAGCCGAGGCATCCCCGGATGAGCGTGCTCCAGGCCGTCAGGGTTCTCTGCGGGGACGATCACTACGTGTGCCGCTTCCAG AAACCCGGAGTGGCTGAAGCTGAATTTGCTCGACTCGATTTAAACCATCTGTTTAAAATGGTGTTTGGAATGCGCAAACCGGCAACTATTATTCTACCCCAGGACAAGACATTCTTTGATGCAATTGATTCAGATGGTACTTGCCCTCCATGGCTATCAGAGGAAGACATTTCCTACTACGCTGACAAATTCGGCAAGACAGGGTTCACAGGAGGATTCAACTACTACAGATGCATTGACCT GGATTGGGAGCTGACTGCACCATGGACTGGGGCTCTGATAAATGTTCCGACAAAATTCATCGTCGGTGACCTGGATCTCACATACAACACACCAGGTGTGAAGGATTACATTCACAAGGGTGGATTCAAAGCCAATGTGCCGAATCTGGAGGATGTGGTTGTCCTGGAGGGAGTTGGCCACTTCATCAACCAGGAGAAGCCTGATGAGGTTTCTGAACACATCTGTGAGTTCTTTAGCAAGTTTCTGATGTAA